The Caldivirga sp. genome includes a region encoding these proteins:
- a CDS encoding PIG-L family deacetylase encodes MPTLLYIAPHPDDECDNGGGLLAMRVSEGYNVYVVYMTDGRLGSPKPEERGEELARRRIMEAEEALKVLGIPTNHAFFLNYPDGELSSHIDEAVPRIINIISRIKPDEVVHPSVFEVHMDHWAAGVITIRALKELGIKVKEYSYLNYEPNLERFRRNRRLDVLLKLVLYRLVKDKSRVITFNISQYRQVKHECMRKHESQYRYLSKEYIDKYFNTDYESYFIESE; translated from the coding sequence ATGCCAACGCTACTGTACATTGCACCTCACCCAGATGATGAATGTGATAATGGTGGTGGCTTACTGGCTATGAGGGTTAGTGAGGGTTATAACGTCTACGTGGTTTACATGACTGATGGAAGGCTAGGGTCACCTAAGCCTGAGGAGAGGGGCGAGGAACTTGCTAGGAGGAGAATTATGGAGGCTGAGGAAGCATTAAAGGTACTTGGCATACCCACTAATCACGCATTCTTCCTGAACTATCCTGATGGGGAATTAAGTTCGCACATTGATGAGGCGGTACCTAGGATAATTAACATAATCAGTAGGATTAAGCCTGATGAGGTTGTTCACCCCTCAGTCTTCGAGGTTCACATGGATCATTGGGCGGCTGGCGTTATAACTATTAGGGCGCTTAAGGAATTGGGCATTAAGGTTAAGGAGTATTCATACCTTAACTATGAACCTAACCTTGAGAGGTTTAGGAGGAATAGGAGGCTAGATGTACTACTTAAACTAGTACTATATAGGCTAGTTAAGGATAAGAGCAGGGTGATTACGTTTAATATTTCCCAATATAGGCAGGTAAAGCATGAATGCATGAGGAAGCATGAATCCCAATACAGGTACCTTAGTAAAGAGTACATAGATAAATACTTCAACACTGATTACGAATCATACTTCATAGAATCCGAGTAA
- a CDS encoding PaREP1 family protein — translation MEVPVEILREAEKRGLDVVDILVNAIDRSDPSSGIKIRIELAKKYLSESKDYLQRNDAVQASEKAYKAVEEVIKALAEKYNTPEYSEAIKAGRWFTYLLQRVSNTLALMLGDWVAVGWATAYALHVWGFHESKLTANDMIAYMRIIEDTVNKAIELLSK, via the coding sequence ATGGAGGTACCTGTGGAGATTCTTAGGGAAGCTGAAAAGAGGGGTTTAGATGTTGTTGACATATTAGTGAATGCTATTGATAGAAGTGATCCATCAAGTGGTATTAAGATAAGGATTGAGCTGGCTAAGAAGTACCTAAGTGAAAGTAAAGACTACCTGCAGAGAAATGATGCGGTTCAGGCCAGTGAGAAGGCGTATAAGGCTGTTGAAGAGGTTATTAAGGCACTCGCTGAGAAGTACAATACACCTGAGTACTCAGAGGCCATTAAGGCTGGTAGGTGGTTCACTTATTTACTGCAGAGGGTTAGTAATACATTAGCCTTAATGCTGGGTGATTGGGTAGCCGTGGGTTGGGCCACTGCCTATGCATTACATGTTTGGGGTTTTCATGAATCCAAATTAACTGCTAATGATATGATAGCCTACATGAGAATAATTGAGGATACCGTGAATAAGGCCATTGAGCTTCTCTCCAAGTGA
- the infB gene encoding translation initiation factor IF-2 has translation MTENYRAPIVVVVGHVDVGKTLLLDKIRNTMVAYREPGMITQHIGLSYLPWPIIEKYAAPVIERYRLKGKVWVKGFLMVDTPGHAAFSNLRRRGGSVADLAILVIDLTRGFEEQTYESLILLKSRNIPFVVAANKVDRIYGWKPMPNASILDSYNAQDEDTQGRLEEALVRIIEDFNRQGFEAERFDRITDFNRQVPIVPTSAVTGEGIPDLLVLMAGLTQRLVKDRLRLMGGPGKGVVMEVKEEKGLGTTMDVVLYDGVMRKGDTIVAMGLNGPVVTKVRMMVMPKPLDEMRDPEDRYMHVNEVEAAAGVKVVADGLDEVVPGSSVYVVQGDPKPYIDEVIKDAASIRIETDQVGVIAKADTLGTLEAMVLYLRSQGIPVRKADIGSVTRRDIIDASVVRRKNPLYGVVLAFNVKVPKEVEEEAKVQLVTVFQNNILYRLVEEFTRWFNEEKSRLIESELSKYVRPGKIAVIPGYVFRRSDPAIVGVEVLGGVIKPGYRLVKANGKEVGVIMQIQDKGKPIQVAKKGMSVAISIEGNVIVGRHIKEGDVLYVNVPLEHAVKLIMQYKEHLSSDEVEVLEEFMKLRSTWKASAQ, from the coding sequence ATGACTGAGAATTACAGGGCACCAATAGTGGTTGTGGTCGGCCACGTGGACGTGGGGAAGACCCTACTGTTGGATAAGATTAGGAACACAATGGTTGCATATAGGGAGCCAGGTATGATTACTCAACACATTGGCTTATCCTACCTGCCTTGGCCTATTATTGAGAAGTACGCGGCCCCTGTTATTGAGAGGTATAGGTTGAAGGGTAAGGTTTGGGTTAAGGGCTTCCTAATGGTTGACACCCCAGGTCACGCCGCCTTCTCAAACCTTAGGCGTAGGGGTGGTTCAGTGGCTGACTTAGCCATACTTGTAATTGACTTAACTAGGGGTTTCGAGGAGCAGACTTATGAGAGCCTAATACTGCTTAAGAGTAGGAACATACCCTTTGTTGTTGCGGCTAATAAGGTTGATAGGATATATGGGTGGAAGCCCATGCCTAATGCCTCAATACTGGATTCCTACAATGCCCAGGATGAGGATACTCAAGGTAGGCTTGAGGAGGCTTTAGTTAGGATCATTGAGGACTTCAATAGGCAGGGTTTCGAGGCTGAGAGGTTCGATAGGATAACAGACTTCAATAGGCAAGTACCCATAGTGCCAACTAGCGCAGTCACTGGGGAGGGTATACCGGACCTCCTAGTTTTAATGGCTGGTTTAACCCAAAGGCTGGTTAAGGATAGGTTAAGGCTCATGGGTGGTCCAGGTAAGGGTGTAGTTATGGAGGTTAAGGAGGAGAAGGGGCTTGGCACCACCATGGATGTTGTACTGTATGATGGTGTAATGAGGAAGGGGGACACTATAGTTGCAATGGGTCTTAATGGTCCTGTGGTGACTAAGGTCAGGATGATGGTGATGCCTAAGCCGCTTGATGAAATGAGGGATCCGGAGGATAGGTATATGCATGTTAATGAGGTTGAAGCCGCAGCTGGTGTTAAGGTGGTTGCTGATGGGTTAGATGAAGTGGTTCCTGGTTCATCAGTGTACGTAGTGCAGGGTGACCCTAAGCCGTACATTGATGAGGTTATTAAAGACGCCGCGTCAATTAGGATTGAGACGGATCAGGTGGGTGTAATAGCTAAGGCAGATACTTTAGGTACGCTTGAGGCTATGGTGCTTTACCTCAGGTCTCAGGGAATACCCGTTAGGAAGGCTGATATTGGTTCAGTAACAAGGAGAGACATAATAGATGCCTCAGTGGTTAGGAGGAAGAATCCGCTCTATGGTGTTGTACTGGCTTTTAACGTTAAGGTTCCTAAGGAGGTTGAGGAGGAGGCTAAGGTCCAGTTAGTTACCGTATTTCAAAACAACATACTGTATAGGCTTGTTGAGGAGTTCACCAGGTGGTTCAATGAGGAGAAGAGTAGGCTAATTGAAAGTGAGCTAAGTAAGTACGTTAGGCCAGGTAAGATAGCTGTAATACCTGGTTACGTGTTTAGGAGAAGTGACCCAGCAATAGTGGGTGTTGAAGTGCTGGGTGGTGTAATTAAACCAGGCTATAGGCTAGTTAAGGCTAATGGGAAGGAGGTGGGTGTTATAATGCAGATTCAGGACAAGGGTAAGCCAATTCAAGTGGCTAAGAAGGGTATGAGTGTGGCGATTTCAATTGAGGGTAACGTGATTGTTGGTAGGCATATTAAGGAGGGTGACGTACTCTACGTTAACGTACCCCTTGAGCACGCTGTCAAATTAATCATGCAGTACAAGGAACACTTAAGCAGTGATGAGGTTGAGGTCCTTGAGGAATTCATGAAGCTTAGGAGCACTTGGAAAGCATCAGCACAGTAA
- a CDS encoding ABC transporter ATP-binding protein, which produces MPDFSDTPWINGRQLVVAHRLRMWYTIRPGLFSKPRYVKAVDDVSISIDHGETMAIVGESGSGKTTLGRVLIRLLKPTGGELIFDGKDITHEDDRNLLWFRRRTAIVLQDPFSSLNPYHNVKFIVEEPLIINGVDSGERDEMVRKALEEVKLTPVDDYLYKYPHQLSGGQRQRVSIARAIVTRPDFIVADEPVSMLDASVRVEILTILKSIQVRDGIAFAYITHDISTAKYFSDKILVMYAGKMAEIGPYRDVIKEPHHPYTQALIEAIPDPDPKNRFSERKVVAGEPPNLVNPPSGCRFHPRCPFAMDICRREEPPMIEVKKGIYVACWLYAKR; this is translated from the coding sequence ATGCCTGACTTCTCGGATACACCGTGGATTAATGGTAGGCAGCTTGTGGTAGCCCATAGACTGAGAATGTGGTACACCATACGTCCTGGCTTATTCTCAAAACCCAGATACGTTAAGGCTGTTGATGATGTAAGCATTAGTATTGATCATGGTGAAACAATGGCAATAGTTGGCGAGTCAGGGAGTGGTAAGACAACGTTAGGTAGAGTCCTCATTAGGCTCCTTAAGCCAACTGGGGGTGAATTAATCTTTGATGGTAAGGACATCACTCATGAGGATGACCGCAACCTGCTTTGGTTTAGGAGAAGGACCGCTATTGTCCTCCAAGACCCCTTCTCAAGCCTTAACCCTTACCATAATGTTAAATTCATAGTTGAGGAGCCCTTGATAATTAATGGTGTTGACTCTGGGGAAAGGGATGAAATGGTTCGTAAGGCTCTTGAGGAGGTTAAGTTAACCCCGGTTGATGATTACCTTTACAAGTATCCCCACCAATTATCCGGCGGCCAGAGGCAGAGGGTTTCTATTGCTAGGGCTATTGTTACTAGGCCTGATTTTATTGTTGCTGATGAGCCCGTATCAATGCTTGACGCCTCCGTTAGGGTAGAGATTCTTACAATACTTAAGAGTATTCAGGTGAGGGATGGGATTGCCTTTGCCTACATTACTCACGATATTTCCACAGCCAAGTACTTCAGTGATAAGATACTGGTAATGTACGCCGGTAAAATGGCTGAAATAGGACCATACAGAGACGTGATAAAGGAGCCGCATCACCCCTACACCCAGGCATTAATTGAAGCAATACCAGACCCAGATCCTAAGAATAGGTTTAGTGAAAGGAAGGTTGTTGCAGGTGAGCCACCTAACCTAGTTAATCCACCTAGTGGTTGTAGATTCCACCCAAGGTGCCCATTCGCAATGGATATTTGCCGTAGGGAGGAGCCGCCCATGATTGAGGTTAAGAAGGGCATATACGTGGCATGCTGGCTATACGCAAAGAGGTGA
- a CDS encoding GH116 family glycosyl hydrolase has product MVKYTCGDALMAGVPLGGIGAGGVELDNNGMLINARFANNWNRPIRVLEGFHIIIKPRGLEPIIMHCSASSLPTLSKYTVNLSLEGRWPFAWLRASRNGVDVEVEAFTPIIPGNLKDSTLPALAITVKVRGSGDGLVAVSMPNVVGSTTIGRVNEAVHGGVRFRNLKANQYDPFNGELTLITDNPRYVITQYNLINIRDTIRLNKFIENEEPWQAIISSKEYGGDVGEAMGEAYRPAGLVASEYGKDSEVRFVVSWFFNNPWLHYPYRHYYANHFSSSLEVAEYFLSSFDRLRSSTLDWQSRLIDPSLPDWLKDAIINSAYILSSSTWLDERGRFTLFEAPENGPMLGTIAGACYETGSLPVVLMFPELEKSFLKQLTNAIRDDGYVPHDLGPYYSLDMPSDGTTAPPRWKDTNPTYILLVYRYFVRTGDVEFLRETYPKLLKVLEWELSQDKDGDGVPECEGTGDTGFDVTPITSLSSYIASLQVASLMAMVKIAEVLGDSATVSRISGILERARRVLNGLFNGKVFIPWTGEPKAANASFLAQIWGEWWSMLLDLGHVADEDKVKRALESMLSINASVSECHTPNMAGEHGEWEKYSQLTASWPRLVFAVSSLGYALGYGKWLEAAKKEWDTLVKLGLTWNQPSRIEASCKPEQGYLDHYIGSASPWSFTYKYALSKVSM; this is encoded by the coding sequence ATGGTTAAGTATACTTGTGGGGATGCTTTAATGGCTGGTGTTCCCCTTGGTGGTATTGGTGCTGGTGGTGTTGAGTTGGATAATAATGGTATGCTTATTAATGCTAGGTTTGCTAATAATTGGAATAGGCCCATTAGGGTTCTTGAGGGTTTTCACATTATTATTAAACCACGTGGCTTAGAGCCGATTATCATGCATTGTTCAGCATCATCGCTACCCACATTAAGTAAGTACACCGTTAACTTATCCCTTGAGGGTCGTTGGCCCTTTGCTTGGCTTAGGGCTAGTAGGAATGGTGTTGATGTTGAGGTTGAGGCCTTCACACCAATAATACCCGGAAACCTAAAGGACTCAACACTACCAGCACTCGCAATAACAGTAAAGGTGAGGGGTAGTGGGGATGGTTTAGTGGCCGTTTCAATGCCTAATGTGGTTGGTTCAACAACAATAGGTAGGGTTAATGAGGCTGTTCATGGTGGTGTTAGGTTTAGGAACCTTAAGGCTAACCAATACGACCCATTCAATGGTGAATTAACCTTAATTACTGATAATCCAAGGTATGTGATTACTCAATACAATTTAATTAACATTAGGGATACCATTAGGTTGAATAAATTCATTGAGAATGAGGAACCTTGGCAAGCAATTATTAGCAGTAAGGAGTATGGTGGTGATGTAGGTGAGGCCATGGGTGAAGCCTATAGGCCAGCTGGTCTAGTCGCATCCGAGTATGGCAAAGATAGTGAAGTTAGGTTTGTTGTTTCATGGTTCTTCAATAACCCATGGTTGCACTACCCATATAGGCACTACTACGCTAACCACTTCTCAAGCTCCCTGGAGGTTGCTGAGTATTTCCTCTCTAGTTTCGATAGGCTTAGGTCAAGTACACTTGACTGGCAGAGTAGGTTGATTGACCCATCACTGCCCGATTGGCTTAAGGACGCTATAATAAATAGTGCATATATACTGTCATCCAGCACTTGGCTTGATGAGAGGGGTAGGTTCACCCTATTTGAGGCCCCTGAAAACGGACCAATGCTAGGTACGATAGCTGGTGCATGCTATGAGACAGGCTCACTACCAGTAGTCCTAATGTTCCCGGAGCTCGAAAAATCATTCCTAAAACAGTTAACTAATGCAATTAGGGATGATGGCTATGTTCCACATGATTTAGGCCCATACTACAGTCTCGACATGCCCTCTGATGGAACCACGGCGCCGCCTAGGTGGAAGGACACTAACCCAACGTACATTCTATTGGTCTACAGGTACTTCGTGAGGACTGGTGATGTTGAATTCCTGAGGGAAACCTACCCTAAGCTACTTAAGGTTCTTGAGTGGGAACTTAGCCAAGACAAGGATGGAGACGGCGTACCTGAATGCGAGGGTACAGGTGATACTGGCTTTGATGTGACACCGATAACCAGCTTATCAAGCTACATTGCCTCGCTTCAAGTCGCATCATTAATGGCTATGGTTAAGATTGCTGAGGTGCTTGGGGACTCAGCCACGGTCAGCAGGATTAGTGGTATTCTTGAAAGGGCTAGGAGGGTGCTTAACGGGTTATTCAATGGTAAAGTGTTCATACCCTGGACTGGTGAGCCTAAAGCCGCTAACGCATCCTTCCTAGCCCAGATTTGGGGTGAATGGTGGAGTATGCTGCTTGACCTAGGCCACGTGGCTGATGAGGATAAGGTTAAGAGGGCTCTTGAATCAATGCTAAGCATTAATGCAAGTGTCTCAGAATGCCACACACCAAACATGGCTGGGGAGCACGGTGAGTGGGAGAAGTATAGTCAATTAACCGCATCGTGGCCAAGGCTAGTATTCGCAGTGAGCTCACTGGGCTACGCATTAGGCTACGGTAAGTGGCTTGAGGCGGCTAAGAAGGAGTGGGATACTTTAGTTAAACTAGGCCTAACGTGGAACCAACCATCAAGAATAGAGGCAAGCTGCAAACCAGAACAAGGATACCTGGATCACTACATTGGCAGTGCATCACCATGGTCATTCACATATAAGTATGCATTAAGTAAAGTAAGTATGTAA